A window of Mytilus edulis chromosome 10, xbMytEdul2.2, whole genome shotgun sequence contains these coding sequences:
- the LOC139490589 gene encoding high-affinity choline transporter 1-like isoform X3: MLLGIFTMTATWVEGGFINGTAEGVYSGGLVGSQAPFAYSVCLAFSGFFFARRMRQNGYATIIDPFQQKYGDMMGALLYIISLSGDVFVVAAILGALGSTLSVVLNIDYNISVIVAACVAVLYTFFGGLFSVAYTDVLQLIFMFFGVWLIIPFAISNDAVRDLSTNYTDVWVKELDPSTAGVYIDGWLQMILGAIPWQVYFQRVLAAKSAYIAELLSYLGVIGCFIVVIPSLLVGIIATQTDWSMTTYMSGNSSMLADEDIPLVLPLVMEHLCPKAVALFGLGAVAAAVMSSVDSAVLSSSGQFSRNVYKRIIRKTASEREQIWVLRASTIVFGVIATSVSIYVRSIYALWVLCSDIIYVILFPQLTCAIYFSSANTYGSLVAFIVGLFFRVAGGEITLGLDPIIKYPWHKVDDDGTVVQLFPHKTLSMLLSLFSLLFVSWFTNWLFDNGILSPKFDILRKHSRTKYKNKYVISTSDASDVKELGSYKINAAFTTDSF; encoded by the exons ATGCTCCTTGGGATATTTACCATGACCG CAACCTGGGTAGAAGGAGGATTTATAAATGGTACAGCAGAGGGTGTTTACTCGGGAGGATTAGTGGGAAGTCAGGCTCCGTTTGCCTATTCGGTGTGTTTGGCGTTCA GTGGATTTTTCTTTGCCAGACGGATGCGTCAGAATGGATATGCAACCATTATCGACCCATTCCAGCAGAAGTATGGAGATATGATGGGTGCATTGCTATACATCATATCTCTATCGGGAGATGTATTTGTTGTTGCAGCAATATTAGGAGCTTTAG GTTCAACTTTGTCTGTAGTACTGAACATAGACTACAATATTTCTGTTATAGTGGCAGCCTGTGTGGCTGTACTTTACACTTTCTTTGGTGGACTTTTTTCTGTGGCGTATACGGATGTTTTACAACTTATCTTTATGTTTTTCGGTGTT tggcTGATAATCCCGTTTGCTATATCAAATGATGCAGTGAGGGACCTGTCAACTAACTACACAGACGTTTGGGTGAAAGAACTAGATCCATCTACAGCAGGTGTATATATTGACGgctggttacagatgatacttgGTGCAATACCATGGCAG GTATATTTCCAAAGAGTTCTTGCAGCCAAGTCAGCATATATTGCAGAGCTGTTGTCATACTTAGGAGTGATTGGTTGCTTCATTGTTGTGATTCCCTCATTATTGGTTGGTATCATAGCTACACAAACAG ATTGGAGTATGACCACTTATATGTCTGGAAATTCTTCGATGTTGGCTGATGAAGATATACCGTTGGTATTGCCACTAGTCATGGAACATCTTTGTCCTAAAGCTGTTGCATTGTTTGGTCTGGGTGCTGTAGCAGCTGCAGTTATGTCATCTGTTGATTCAGCAGTACTTTCATCCAGTGGACAATTTTCTAGAAACGTCTACAAAAGGATCATAAGAAAAACA GCTTCTGAAAGAGAACAAATATGGGTGCTGAGAGCTTCAACTATAGTGTTTGGTGTTATTGCAACTTCTGTATCAATATACGTTCGATCTATTTATGCATTATGGGTACTTTGTAGTGACATAATTTATGTCATATTGTTTCCACAGCTGACATGTGCAATTTATTTTTCTAGTGCAAATACATACGGATCTCTCGTTGCTTTTATCGTAGGACTATTTTTTCGTGTAGCTGGAGGAGAAATAACACTTGGATTAGATCCTATAATTAAGTATCCCTGGCATAAAGTGGATGATGATGGAACGGTTGTACAGTTATTTCCACATAAAACATTGTCCATGCTTCTTTCattgttttcattgttatttgtGTCGTGGTTTACAAATTGGTTGTTTGACAATGGAATACTATCTCCTAAATTTGATATCCTTCGAAAACATTCAAGGACTAAATATAAGAACAAGTATGTAATATCTACCTCTGATGCAAGCGATGTCAAAGAGTTGGGAAGCTACAAAATTAATGCTGCATTTACAACAGactctttttaa
- the LOC139490589 gene encoding high-affinity choline transporter 1-like isoform X1: MAVYVPGLVSVIVFYVIFLLLGLWAAWKSRKVTKNSEDVLLAGRSIGMLLGIFTMTATWVEGGFINGTAEGVYSGGLVGSQAPFAYSVCLAFSGFFFARRMRQNGYATIIDPFQQKYGDMMGALLYIISLSGDVFVVAAILGALGSTLSVVLNIDYNISVIVAACVAVLYTFFGGLFSVAYTDVLQLIFMFFGVWLIIPFAISNDAVRDLSTNYTDVWVKELDPSTAGVYIDGWLQMILGAIPWQVYFQRVLAAKSAYIAELLSYLGVIGCFIVVIPSLLVGIIATQTDWSMTTYMSGNSSMLADEDIPLVLPLVMEHLCPKAVALFGLGAVAAAVMSSVDSAVLSSSGQFSRNVYKRIIRKTASEREQIWVLRASTIVFGVIATSVSIYVRSIYALWVLCSDIIYVILFPQLTCAIYFSSANTYGSLVAFIVGLFFRVAGGEITLGLDPIIKYPWHKVDDDGTVVQLFPHKTLSMLLSLFSLLFVSWFTNWLFDNGILSPKFDILRKHSRTKYKNKYVISTSDASDVKELGSYKINAAFTTDSF; encoded by the exons ATGGCGGTGTATGTACCAGGTTTGGTGTCTGTCATCGTGTTCTATGTTATATTTCTATTGCTAGGGTTATGGGCAGCATGGAAATCTCGGAAAGTAACTAAGAACAGTGAAGATGTTTTACTTGCAGGGAGAAGTATTGGGATGCTCCTTGGGATATTTACCATGACCG CAACCTGGGTAGAAGGAGGATTTATAAATGGTACAGCAGAGGGTGTTTACTCGGGAGGATTAGTGGGAAGTCAGGCTCCGTTTGCCTATTCGGTGTGTTTGGCGTTCA GTGGATTTTTCTTTGCCAGACGGATGCGTCAGAATGGATATGCAACCATTATCGACCCATTCCAGCAGAAGTATGGAGATATGATGGGTGCATTGCTATACATCATATCTCTATCGGGAGATGTATTTGTTGTTGCAGCAATATTAGGAGCTTTAG GTTCAACTTTGTCTGTAGTACTGAACATAGACTACAATATTTCTGTTATAGTGGCAGCCTGTGTGGCTGTACTTTACACTTTCTTTGGTGGACTTTTTTCTGTGGCGTATACGGATGTTTTACAACTTATCTTTATGTTTTTCGGTGTT tggcTGATAATCCCGTTTGCTATATCAAATGATGCAGTGAGGGACCTGTCAACTAACTACACAGACGTTTGGGTGAAAGAACTAGATCCATCTACAGCAGGTGTATATATTGACGgctggttacagatgatacttgGTGCAATACCATGGCAG GTATATTTCCAAAGAGTTCTTGCAGCCAAGTCAGCATATATTGCAGAGCTGTTGTCATACTTAGGAGTGATTGGTTGCTTCATTGTTGTGATTCCCTCATTATTGGTTGGTATCATAGCTACACAAACAG ATTGGAGTATGACCACTTATATGTCTGGAAATTCTTCGATGTTGGCTGATGAAGATATACCGTTGGTATTGCCACTAGTCATGGAACATCTTTGTCCTAAAGCTGTTGCATTGTTTGGTCTGGGTGCTGTAGCAGCTGCAGTTATGTCATCTGTTGATTCAGCAGTACTTTCATCCAGTGGACAATTTTCTAGAAACGTCTACAAAAGGATCATAAGAAAAACA GCTTCTGAAAGAGAACAAATATGGGTGCTGAGAGCTTCAACTATAGTGTTTGGTGTTATTGCAACTTCTGTATCAATATACGTTCGATCTATTTATGCATTATGGGTACTTTGTAGTGACATAATTTATGTCATATTGTTTCCACAGCTGACATGTGCAATTTATTTTTCTAGTGCAAATACATACGGATCTCTCGTTGCTTTTATCGTAGGACTATTTTTTCGTGTAGCTGGAGGAGAAATAACACTTGGATTAGATCCTATAATTAAGTATCCCTGGCATAAAGTGGATGATGATGGAACGGTTGTACAGTTATTTCCACATAAAACATTGTCCATGCTTCTTTCattgttttcattgttatttgtGTCGTGGTTTACAAATTGGTTGTTTGACAATGGAATACTATCTCCTAAATTTGATATCCTTCGAAAACATTCAAGGACTAAATATAAGAACAAGTATGTAATATCTACCTCTGATGCAAGCGATGTCAAAGAGTTGGGAAGCTACAAAATTAATGCTGCATTTACAACAGactctttttaa
- the LOC139490589 gene encoding high-affinity choline transporter 1-like isoform X2 has product MLLGKFTMTATWVEGGFINGTAEGVYSGGLVGSQAPFAYSVCLAFSGFFFARRMRQNGYATIIDPFQQKYGDMMGALLYIISLSGDVFVVAAILGALGSTLSVVLNIDYNISVIVAACVAVLYTFFGGLFSVAYTDVLQLIFMFFGVWLIIPFAISNDAVRDLSTNYTDVWVKELDPSTAGVYIDGWLQMILGAIPWQVYFQRVLAAKSAYIAELLSYLGVIGCFIVVIPSLLVGIIATQTDWSMTTYMSGNSSMLADEDIPLVLPLVMEHLCPKAVALFGLGAVAAAVMSSVDSAVLSSSGQFSRNVYKRIIRKTASEREQIWVLRASTIVFGVIATSVSIYVRSIYALWVLCSDIIYVILFPQLTCAIYFSSANTYGSLVAFIVGLFFRVAGGEITLGLDPIIKYPWHKVDDDGTVVQLFPHKTLSMLLSLFSLLFVSWFTNWLFDNGILSPKFDILRKHSRTKYKNKYVISTSDASDVKELGSYKINAAFTTDSF; this is encoded by the exons CAACCTGGGTAGAAGGAGGATTTATAAATGGTACAGCAGAGGGTGTTTACTCGGGAGGATTAGTGGGAAGTCAGGCTCCGTTTGCCTATTCGGTGTGTTTGGCGTTCA GTGGATTTTTCTTTGCCAGACGGATGCGTCAGAATGGATATGCAACCATTATCGACCCATTCCAGCAGAAGTATGGAGATATGATGGGTGCATTGCTATACATCATATCTCTATCGGGAGATGTATTTGTTGTTGCAGCAATATTAGGAGCTTTAG GTTCAACTTTGTCTGTAGTACTGAACATAGACTACAATATTTCTGTTATAGTGGCAGCCTGTGTGGCTGTACTTTACACTTTCTTTGGTGGACTTTTTTCTGTGGCGTATACGGATGTTTTACAACTTATCTTTATGTTTTTCGGTGTT tggcTGATAATCCCGTTTGCTATATCAAATGATGCAGTGAGGGACCTGTCAACTAACTACACAGACGTTTGGGTGAAAGAACTAGATCCATCTACAGCAGGTGTATATATTGACGgctggttacagatgatacttgGTGCAATACCATGGCAG GTATATTTCCAAAGAGTTCTTGCAGCCAAGTCAGCATATATTGCAGAGCTGTTGTCATACTTAGGAGTGATTGGTTGCTTCATTGTTGTGATTCCCTCATTATTGGTTGGTATCATAGCTACACAAACAG ATTGGAGTATGACCACTTATATGTCTGGAAATTCTTCGATGTTGGCTGATGAAGATATACCGTTGGTATTGCCACTAGTCATGGAACATCTTTGTCCTAAAGCTGTTGCATTGTTTGGTCTGGGTGCTGTAGCAGCTGCAGTTATGTCATCTGTTGATTCAGCAGTACTTTCATCCAGTGGACAATTTTCTAGAAACGTCTACAAAAGGATCATAAGAAAAACA GCTTCTGAAAGAGAACAAATATGGGTGCTGAGAGCTTCAACTATAGTGTTTGGTGTTATTGCAACTTCTGTATCAATATACGTTCGATCTATTTATGCATTATGGGTACTTTGTAGTGACATAATTTATGTCATATTGTTTCCACAGCTGACATGTGCAATTTATTTTTCTAGTGCAAATACATACGGATCTCTCGTTGCTTTTATCGTAGGACTATTTTTTCGTGTAGCTGGAGGAGAAATAACACTTGGATTAGATCCTATAATTAAGTATCCCTGGCATAAAGTGGATGATGATGGAACGGTTGTACAGTTATTTCCACATAAAACATTGTCCATGCTTCTTTCattgttttcattgttatttgtGTCGTGGTTTACAAATTGGTTGTTTGACAATGGAATACTATCTCCTAAATTTGATATCCTTCGAAAACATTCAAGGACTAAATATAAGAACAAGTATGTAATATCTACCTCTGATGCAAGCGATGTCAAAGAGTTGGGAAGCTACAAAATTAATGCTGCATTTACAACAGactctttttaa